Proteins encoded by one window of bacterium:
- a CDS encoding thrombospondin type 3 repeat-containing protein, whose translation MKSVMKKVLSVAAFALVLGAGASRADAAWGEIYCDISNGSSSALKLAVDLYNSGNTNDDTDDSKRQCKKAVRFYAEQTIPVPSGFLVYNTPPDGATYGLAFRKCVSTGPNAEAGCPSLSDTAVVLDASGKGDCPIKVSNGAKIDFIKFKLIVDNTAKAICTEGGQNIEPENMESNYAWIHDVTICSASDPNCTGTPSETDCSDGVDNDGDGKTDCEDTDCSSNPGACPQTEENCSDGVDNDNDGKIDCEDTDCADDTAHCSGTEDCDDHVDNDGDGKVDCDDSDCSTNPACSNPDDSDGDGIPDATDKCDKDSTGNVCDSTDLAACFSNASDNVCSGVGVGDAAACSETEDMDNDGRGNRCDEDIDGDGLKNGSDPDPYDPDADNDGACDGPNMVGGCSSVNDPCPLLNGVVKNSLGQCAPEPVSPGETDPDGDGLTTTLETEIGTNPNDDDSDDDGAKDGVDCFPLDAAKQNCGGATTIVDPDFDDDGICNGAESGTDPVTGNPCTPNAAGQGDNCPATPNPDQKDDNHNNVGDACEIGTSLDGDGDGLPDDLEESVFHTDPTKPDTDGDGLSDSDEVNGPTYQNGEGPLNPDVDDDGICDGPATVSDDAGEICNAGPNGTGDNCPIVKNADQSDADGNGRGDVCDGDMDGDGIADADDDCPFISDPLQPDSNEDGVGDACDPNLAVSGIDGGCGCRMDGKSGGRAQDLIPFAALMIPLALLRI comes from the coding sequence ATGAAATCGGTAATGAAAAAAGTGCTCTCGGTTGCGGCGTTCGCGCTTGTTTTGGGGGCGGGAGCCTCCCGGGCCGACGCGGCGTGGGGCGAGATTTACTGCGACATCAGCAACGGGAGCTCTTCGGCCCTGAAGCTGGCGGTCGACCTCTATAACAGCGGCAATACGAACGACGACACCGACGACTCCAAGCGTCAATGCAAGAAGGCCGTCCGATTCTATGCCGAGCAGACGATCCCGGTCCCAAGCGGTTTCCTCGTTTACAACACGCCTCCGGACGGTGCGACCTACGGTCTTGCCTTCCGCAAGTGCGTTTCGACGGGCCCGAACGCGGAAGCCGGCTGCCCTTCCTTAAGCGACACGGCCGTCGTCCTCGATGCCTCGGGCAAGGGCGACTGCCCCATCAAGGTCTCCAACGGGGCGAAGATCGACTTCATCAAGTTCAAACTCATCGTCGATAATACGGCCAAGGCCATCTGCACCGAGGGTGGACAGAACATCGAACCCGAGAACATGGAGAGCAACTACGCCTGGATCCACGACGTGACGATCTGTTCGGCGAGTGATCCGAACTGCACGGGGACGCCTTCGGAGACCGACTGCAGCGACGGCGTCGACAATGACGGCGATGGCAAGACCGACTGCGAGGACACCGATTGCTCCTCGAACCCGGGCGCCTGTCCGCAGACGGAAGAAAACTGTAGCGACGGCGTCGACAACGACAATGACGGCAAAATCGATTGCGAGGACACCGACTGCGCGGACGACACCGCCCATTGCTCGGGGACGGAAGACTGCGACGACCATGTCGATAACGACGGCGACGGAAAGGTCGACTGCGACGATTCCGATTGCTCCACGAATCCGGCCTGCTCGAACCCGGACGACAGCGACGGCGACGGCATCCCCGACGCGACCGACAAGTGCGACAAGGATTCGACGGGCAACGTCTGCGACAGCACAGATCTCGCGGCCTGCTTCTCGAATGCCTCCGACAACGTCTGCAGCGGCGTGGGCGTCGGCGACGCCGCCGCCTGCAGCGAAACCGAGGACATGGACAACGACGGACGCGGGAACCGTTGCGACGAGGACATCGACGGCGACGGCCTGAAGAACGGCTCGGATCCCGATCCGTACGATCCGGACGCCGACAACGACGGCGCCTGCGACGGTCCGAACATGGTGGGAGGCTGCAGCTCCGTCAACGATCCGTGCCCGCTCTTGAACGGCGTGGTCAAGAACAGCCTGGGCCAGTGCGCTCCGGAGCCGGTCAGTCCGGGCGAGACCGATCCCGATGGCGACGGGCTGACGACCACTCTGGAGACCGAAATCGGGACGAACCCGAATGATGACGACAGCGACGACGACGGCGCCAAGGACGGCGTGGACTGTTTCCCGCTCGACGCGGCCAAGCAAAATTGCGGCGGAGCCACGACCATCGTGGATCCGGACTTCGACGACGACGGCATCTGCAACGGCGCCGAATCGGGCACGGACCCCGTGACCGGCAATCCCTGTACGCCCAACGCGGCGGGCCAGGGAGACAACTGCCCGGCCACGCCGAACCCGGATCAGAAGGACGACAACCACAACAACGTCGGCGACGCTTGTGAGATCGGCACGAGCCTGGATGGCGATGGTGACGGCCTGCCGGATGACCTTGAAGAGAGCGTCTTCCACACCGATCCGACAAAACCGGACACGGACGGCGACGGCCTCTCGGACAGCGACGAGGTCAACGGACCGACGTACCAGAACGGCGAAGGCCCCCTGAATCCCGACGTGGATGACGACGGCATTTGCGACGGCCCGGCCACGGTCTCGGATGATGCCGGAGAGATCTGCAACGCGGGTCCGAACGGCACCGGCGACAACTGCCCGATCGTGAAGAACGCGGACCAGTCGGACGCCGACGGCAACGGCCGGGGCGACGTCTGCGACGGCGACATGGACGGCGACGGCATCGCGGACGCGGACGACGACTGCCCGTTCATCTCCGACCCGCTCCAGCCCGACTCGAACGAGGACGGCGTGGGCGACGCCTGCGACCCGA